The following is a genomic window from Syntrophorhabdaceae bacterium.
CTATGGGAACGATGACCTGAAGAGTTACAAACACTCGGAATCCACAATCGATTATCCTGAGATGGCGCCCATAGTGAACTGGTCGAGACATCCTTCGGCGCTTTCATTTAACTCCGAGATACTCAAATATCTAAACGTAATATGCGATTCGAAGGTAACCACGAATAAGACGGATGCCCTGGAAATATGGGATATAGAGGAACGACTTAAATCAGCGGTTCGGCTCAAGTACGATTTCGAAAGCGCCCCTTATGATTTCAAGCAGGCCCTCAGTCTGGGGCCCTTGGTGGAGCATTGTGTCAATCTGTGGCACACGGCGAAGATCGAGAAGCAAAAGGCGAGTGATCAGTCATCGGGAAAGACAAATCGGGTTAAGAAAGATCAGCAACCGGATCCTGTGCAGACACGGCTTCTGGTTGCATGCAGTCAGGCCTGCAGTGACCCCGGCTTCAAGTCTATACAGATTTCCGGTCACCGGCAGCTCGAGGAAATGCTGCGCCTGATTCGTAGTACCGAGGCATCGGTCAAATCGTCCAGTGTAGCCGAATCGGTGAAAGGTGATTGTAAGAAGATAATGACGCCGTGCGAGCACGCCATCAATATGCAGATCGGGATCCTGAAGAGCCACGGAAATCAAGAGGGATTCCGATAACTGTCCCGAGACCCTCTTAAATTAATCATATCCATAGCAAAAGCTCCGGACGTACCCGCCGTTGGAGCTGAGGACGCATTCAACCAGATTGGCTGCCGCAGTTCTGTATGTTGCTGACGATATGTTTTAACGAGCGGCAGATCGTCTCCTGATCCCGGCCGGCGAGGCCGTCAAGAAGCTCATCCAGGTGTGTTCTCACGATCGGGGTGAGCTCTTCGTGGGCCTTTTTGCCGCTCTCCGTCAAAAAAATTCGGAAGATCCTCCTGTCCGAGCTATCGAGACGCCGCTCTATATGACCCTGCTTTTCGAGGAGGTTAAGGATCCTTGTCATGTTGTGACGGTCTTTCAGCATCCGCTTGCCCAGCTCTGTCTGATTCAGGCCCTGTTCGCCCCTTAGCCTCGCCAACACGCCGAACTGCTCCGGCGTAGTAGTATGACCGGCGCTTCTGAACCGTTTGGTGAGCAGTGCGACCCCTTCCGTTTGTACCCGGTATACCCAATGAACGAGGAGTTCTTCAATCGGATAAAGTTCCGTCATGGGGCCCTCCTGAGGTCAATTTGTCCGCCTTTGCAACCCATCCGCCACCCATCGATTTATAAAGATTGACAAGGGAGCGGAAGAGATTGTCCTGCGTTTGAGTGGAAGCCAGCTCGGCATTGAAGAGACTCCTCTCGGCGTCGAGGACTTCGATATAGCTCGTATAACCGTTCTCGTAGCGCACCGATGCGAGGCTCGCATAACTGCGTAACGCGTCTACCTGCTGCCTCTGTATCACCAGTTGCTCACGTGACTTGTGCTGATCTATAAGGGCGTCTTCCACCTCTCTGAATGCCTGCTGGATCACCTGCTGATAACGGGCGATGTACTGCTCCTTCACCGCTTCGGCCGCCCGCACCTGTCCTGCGATCGCTCCTGCAGTGAAGACCGGCATTGCGGCTGCCCCCGCATAAGACCACATTTTCGCGGGTCCGAGAAAGAGGTTTGAAAGCTCGTTACTTTCGAGACCGAAAGAGCCGGTGAGGGAGATCACCGGAAAGTAGAGCGCCTTTGCCACGCCTATCCTCGCATTGGCGGCGATAAGATTCTGCTCCGCCTGGCGCAGGTCAGGGCGTCTTTCGAGAAGCTGGGAAGGCAATCCCGCCGGTACTGCCGGCAGGTTGAGGCTGTCGAGGTTCAGGCCCCTCGGAATGGGCCCGGGGTTACGCCCGAGCAGCACGTTAAGTCCGTTCTCCTGCTGAATAATCAGCTTCTGGAGTAAAGGGATAGTGGCAAGGGCCAGGCGGTATTCCGATTCGACCTGGCGAAGCTCCAGCTCGGAAATAAGACCTCTTTCGAAACGAAGCGAGAAAAGTTCAAAGGAGTGCTCCCGGCTTTTTGCGGTGCCCTCGGCGATTTCAAGCTGCTTGTCGAGGTACCGGAGGTCCGCGTAGGCGGTTGCCACCGCGGCGGTCACTAACAGGACTACGCCCCTCCTGCCCTCCTCGGTACTGAAGAGCTCCGCGCGGGCGGCCTCCGTCGCACGACGGACGCGGCCCCAGATGTCGATCTCCCAGCTCGCGCTCACGAATCCCTGAAAATCGTTGTAAGGATTGTCCGCCGCATAGGACCAGGCAGGGTTGAGATAGCGGCTTACCGCTTTCCGCTGTCCGAGTGCAACCGCGGTCGCCTGCGGAAAGAGGGCCGCCCTCGTGACGCTGTAGCGCCCCATGAACTCCTCGACCCTTGCGGTCGCGATACGCAGGTCCTTGTTCTCTTGGAGCGCAGAAGCGATCAGTTCATTGAGCACGGGATCGCCGAACTGCTCCCACCAGACCGTGTCGGCAAAGTCCTTTGCCTCGGGCTCCGTGAGACGCCATGCCGCGGGTGCATCCACAACGGGACGCCGGTAATCGGGTCCTATCGCGCAGCTCCAAAGAGAGAGGAGAAGAAAAAGGGAGGCCATACCCTTCAACAGGCACTTTGCCTTATACATGATCGCCCTCCTCTTCCTTCACGGGAATTGCACCAGAGATCTGAGGTGCGGGGATCGCTGCTTTCTTCTTTCTGCGGCCAAAACGCTCCACCACATAGAAGGTCACGGGGACGAGGAAAATTGCGATAACCGTGGCTGCCGCCGTTCCGCCCATTACCGCCGTACCCATGGTCTGGTGTGCATTCCCACCCGCGCCGGTAGAAATCGCGAGGGGAAGGACACCCAAGAGAAAGGCGAAGGACGTCATGAGAATAGGCCTGAGACGAAGGCGCGCCCCCTCGAGCGCGGCATCTGCAAGCCCTTGCCCATGGTCGTGCCGTGTTTTGGCAAACTCGACGATAAGGATCGCATTTTTCGCCGCCAGGCCGATAAGGACGATGAGCGCGATCTGGGCATAGACGTTATTCTCCATACCGCGGAGCCACATGGCAGCGAAGGCGCCGAAAATGGCAACAGGCGTGCCGAGGAGCACACTCAGGGGCAGCGACCAGCTTTCATACAGGGCCGCCAGGATGAGAAAGACGCAAAAGAGTGAAAAACAAAAGATGGCCGACGCGGGGATTCCTTCCCGGGCTTTTTTCTCCTGGAAGCTCATTCCGATATAATCGAGACCGATGTCGGAAGGCATGGTTTGTTTAAATACCTCCTCCAGTGCATCCATTACCTGTCCCGAGCTGTAGCCTCGCTTACCTGTCGCGTTGACCTGGGCGGAGCGGTAAAGGTTATATCGCATGGTAAATTCAGGCCCCGGTTTCGATACCACGGTAGTCAGCGCCGAAAGGGGCACCGGCTCTCCCCGGTCATTGTTCACATAGAAGCGGCGTATGCTCTCAGGCTTCGCCCGGTACGGCCCTTCCGCCTGGACGTAGACCTGCCATTGGCGGCCGAAGCGGTTGAAGTAGTTCACGAAATATCCGCCCATGAAGGTCTGGAGGGTCTGATACACCTGACCGAGATCGATCCCCTGCTTTATGACCTTGTCGCGGTCGACCTCCACAAAAAGTTGAGGTACTGCGGGAAGGAACGTGGTAATCACGCTTTCCAGCTCGGGCCTCTTACGGGCTGCCTCGATAAACTTATTCACGTTCTCGGCGAGAAAGCTTATGTCCTTGCCGGCGCGGTCCTGGAGGACGACCTGAGCTCCCCCGGCGAGGCCGATACCCTGTACCGGCGGCGGGGGAAAGACAAAGGTAACCGCCTCCGGCATTTTCTTCAGCTCCTGCCTCACATGGTCCAGAATTGCCTGATACTTCTCCTCAGGCCTCTTCCGGTTCCCCCATTCCTTTAACGTGACAAAAGCAAATCCGCTGTAAGTGTTTTGCGCGATACTCATAAGGCTCAGCCCCGCGATAGTCTGGTAATGCTCGACGCCGGGCGTTTTGCTCAGAACCGCCTCGACCTTCTTCATAGTCGCTGCCGTGCGCTGGAGAGAGGCGGCATTCGGCAGAGCCACATTCACATAGAAGTACCCCACGTCCTCGTTGGGGAGGAAGCTCGCAGGGAGTCCTTTGCCGAGGAGACCGCACAGGATCGCCACGATGGCGAGGAAGAGCATGCTGAACCCGCTCTTACGGATCAAAGCGCCGCATATGCCGACATAGCCACTGGAGGTCCTGTCGAATACCCGGTTGAACCATTCAAAGAAGGAACCGAGCGGTCCATGTGTCTTCCCCGGTTTGAGAAGGAGGGCGCAGAGCGCAGGGCTTAGCGTGAGGGCGTTAAAGGCCGAAATGATGACGGAGATGGCGATGGTCACGGCGAACTGCTGATAAAGCCTGCCGGTGATGCCCGGAATGAAGACTGTGGGGATAAAGACGGCAGCGAGAATGAGTGCAATGGCCACTACCGGGCCGGATACCTCCTTCATGGCCTTGATCGATGCATCCCGAGGCGACAGTCCTTCCTCGATGTGGCGCTCCACCGCTTCCACGACGATGATTGCATCGTCGACGACCAGACCGATGGCGAGGACGAGGCCGAAGAGGGAGAGGGTATTGATCGAAAACCCAAGAAGGGGGAACACAGCAAAGGTGCCTATCAGGGAGACGGGAACGGCGAGCGCCGGAATGAGGGTCG
Proteins encoded in this region:
- a CDS encoding MarR family transcriptional regulator, translating into MTELYPIEELLVHWVYRVQTEGVALLTKRFRSAGHTTTPEQFGVLARLRGEQGLNQTELGKRMLKDRHNMTRILNLLEKQGHIERRLDSSDRRIFRIFLTESGKKAHEELTPIVRTHLDELLDGLAGRDQETICRSLKHIVSNIQNCGSQSG
- a CDS encoding efflux transporter outer membrane subunit; translated protein: MYKAKCLLKGMASLFLLLSLWSCAIGPDYRRPVVDAPAAWRLTEPEAKDFADTVWWEQFGDPVLNELIASALQENKDLRIATARVEEFMGRYSVTRAALFPQATAVALGQRKAVSRYLNPAWSYAADNPYNDFQGFVSASWEIDIWGRVRRATEAARAELFSTEEGRRGVVLLVTAAVATAYADLRYLDKQLEIAEGTAKSREHSFELFSLRFERGLISELELRQVESEYRLALATIPLLQKLIIQQENGLNVLLGRNPGPIPRGLNLDSLNLPAVPAGLPSQLLERRPDLRQAEQNLIAANARIGVAKALYFPVISLTGSFGLESNELSNLFLGPAKMWSYAGAAAMPVFTAGAIAGQVRAAEAVKEQYIARYQQVIQQAFREVEDALIDQHKSREQLVIQRQQVDALRSYASLASVRYENGYTSYIEVLDAERSLFNAELASTQTQDNLFRSLVNLYKSMGGGWVAKADKLTSGGPHDGTLSD
- a CDS encoding multidrug efflux RND transporter permease subunit codes for the protein MSKFFINRPIVAMVISIMFVILGLVAMFQLPVAQFPEIVPPEVQIWTTYTGADAETVEQSVATPMEQKLSGVDNMNYMYSVNASNGSMRVFVNFDVKTDPNTDLIFTQIRQALSQSQLPIDVRNYGVNIQKSRSSPLMILGLYSPKGTYDSTFLGNYANINIIDRLLRTPGVAQVNLFGAGDYAMRIWVNPDTLGKLGLTVPDIVKAIEKQNTVNPAGQIGAEPAPPKQEYTYTVRAKGRLVSQADFESIVVRANSDGSIVRLKDVARIELGSQSYNVAARVDGRPAGMLGVYQLPGSNALTTVEGVRKVMEEAKKRFPADLDYTVTLDTTRSINEGIHEIVKTLLEALALVILVVFLFLQGWRATLIPALAVPVSLIGTFAVFPLLGFSINTLSLFGLVLAIGLVVDDAIIVVEAVERHIEEGLSPRDASIKAMKEVSGPVVAIALILAAVFIPTVFIPGITGRLYQQFAVTIAISVIISAFNALTLSPALCALLLKPGKTHGPLGSFFEWFNRVFDRTSSGYVGICGALIRKSGFSMLFLAIVAILCGLLGKGLPASFLPNEDVGYFYVNVALPNAASLQRTAATMKKVEAVLSKTPGVEHYQTIAGLSLMSIAQNTYSGFAFVTLKEWGNRKRPEEKYQAILDHVRQELKKMPEAVTFVFPPPPVQGIGLAGGAQVVLQDRAGKDISFLAENVNKFIEAARKRPELESVITTFLPAVPQLFVEVDRDKVIKQGIDLGQVYQTLQTFMGGYFVNYFNRFGRQWQVYVQAEGPYRAKPESIRRFYVNNDRGEPVPLSALTTVVSKPGPEFTMRYNLYRSAQVNATGKRGYSSGQVMDALEEVFKQTMPSDIGLDYIGMSFQEKKAREGIPASAIFCFSLFCVFLILAALYESWSLPLSVLLGTPVAIFGAFAAMWLRGMENNVYAQIALIVLIGLAAKNAILIVEFAKTRHDHGQGLADAALEGARLRLRPILMTSFAFLLGVLPLAISTGAGGNAHQTMGTAVMGGTAAATVIAIFLVPVTFYVVERFGRRKKKAAIPAPQISGAIPVKEEEGDHV